GTCAGCCCCCCCTGAGAAGCACCGAGGCAAGCACGGGGGGACTCACAGCAGGCGCGCGCAGATGGCGCTGTGCACGTCCGCGCCCGCGTCGGTGAGCACGAGCCGGGCGCCCTCGAGCCGGGCGAGGCCATGGCGCACCAGCCGCGCCACCTCCGCCCGGCGGGGTTCGGGGGACTGGCCGTAGCGCGTGCACACCGCTTCCCAGTCCACGCCGGAGCGCAGCCGCAGCCCCATGGACAGGCGCTCGGCGAAGAGCTCCTCGGGGCCCAGGGCTTCCCGGCTCGCCTCCACCGGCCGGCCCTCCTCCACCGCGCGCAGGTACGCTCCCGAGCCGCGCGGGTTCACGTAGCGCGAGCCCTCGGGAGGGGCGCCCGCCGAAGAGGTGAGCCACATGCCCGTGGCCCCCACGCCCAGCGCGAGGTACTCGCCCCCGGTCCAGTACAGCGCGTTGTGGCGCGAGCTGAACCCCGGCCGGGCATGGTTGGAGATTTCGTAGCGGTGCAGTCCGCCCCCGGCGTAGACGTCGCGCACCGTCTGGGCCATCTCCACCACGGCCTCGTCCGAGGGCAGCGCCAGCACGCCCTGGTCGAGCTGCCGGGACAGCGGCGTGGCCACGGCCAGCACCTCGCGCTCCACCGTCAGCGCGTAGGTGGACAGGTGCTCGGGCTCGAGGGCCACCGCCTGGCGCGCGTCCGCCTCCACCTGCGCGCGCGTCTGGCCGTGCACGCCATAGATGAAGTCCATGGACACCACGTCGAAGCCCGCGCGCCGGGCCGTCTCGAACGCGGCCACCGCCTGCGCGCCCGAGTGCTCGCGCCCCAGCGCCTGGAGCGTCTCCGCCTGGAAGGACTGCACGCCCAGCGACAACCGGTTGACGCCCGCGGCCCGGTAGCCCGCGAAACGCCCGGCGTCCGCGAGGCTCGGGTTGGCTTCCAGGGACACCTCGGCGCCCGGCGCCACGCGCAGCCGCGCCGCCACGCCCTCCAGCACGTGCGCCACCCACCGGGGATGCCACAGGGACGGCGTGCCGCCACCGAGGAAGATGGACTCCAGCGTGCGCTCGCGCAGCGACGGGTCCGCCGCGAGCCGCGCGTCCAGCTCCGTGAGCACCGCGCGGGCGTAGCGCTCCTCGGGCACCTCGCGCACCACCGCCACCGCGAAGTCGCAGTAGGGGCACTTGGACACGCAGTAGGGGAAGTGCACGTACAGCCCGAAGCGCGCCGCGGGCGTGCCCGTGAGGGCGTCGATGGGACCCGCGAAGTCCATCCCCTACTTCGCCTTCTTCAGTTGCGCGAGCTCCGCCTCCAGCCGCGCCACCTTCATCTTGTTGCTGGCCGCCGTCTCCAGCGCCAGCTCCGCCACCATCAGCTTGCGCTTCATCGAGGCAACGTCCTCCCGGAGCTGGTCGCGCTCGGCGATCACCTCGGCGTCCGGAGCCGGGGCCGGAGCCGGGTTCTTGCGCCGGGCCGTCTCCAGCGCGTCCTCCAGCACCTTCACCCGCTGGCGCAGCCGCTCCGCCTGGGCCTCGGCCTCGAGTGCCCGACTCTCGGCGCTCTCCTCCTCCGCCCCCTCCTCCGTTTCCTCGGACGGCACCTGCTTCGCGCTCCGGAGCGACTCCAGCTCCGCCTCCACCTCGGCCAGCGCGCGCGAGAGATCCTGCCGGTCCGCCGTCACCGTGCGCAGCTCATCCTCCAGCCGCGCCACGTTCGCCTCGGCGGACTCCACCACCTCGCCCAGCGCCGCCACCTCCGACTCCATCCGCTCGCGCAGCCGCTCCACCTCCGCCTCCGCCAGCGCCAGCTTCTCGGAGAGATCCCCGCTCTCGGCCAGCGCCCCATCCCGCGCGGCCTCCAGCTCCAGGGTGTGCGCGCGCACCTCCTCCAGCGAGTCGCTCGACCACTGGGCATCCGCCAGCAGCGACTCCAGCTGCCCCACGCGCACCGACAACCCCGTGCGCTCCGCCGCGGCGAGCTCCCGCTCCCGCTCGGCCTCCTGCAACCGCTCCGCCGTCTGCTCCAGCTCGGCCAGGGTGGATTGGTACTCGTCCCGGACGGCCTCCAGCGCGCCTTGCGTCTCGAGGTGCTCGGTCACCAGCTCCGACACCCGGTCCTGTGCGAGCGACAGCGCTTCCTTCGCTCCGATCAGCTCCTCGGCGAGCGCGCCGCGCGATTCCCGCTCCCGCGTCAGCTCGTCCGACAGCCGCGCCAGCTCCGCTTCCACGTCGGCGAGCGAGCGCGAGAGATCCTTGCGGTCCTCCTCCACCTGGAGCAGCTCGGCCTCGAGTCGCGCCACCCGGGTCTGCGCCGCGCCGGAGTCCTTCGAGGCCGGGCGCGTCTTGAGCGAGGCGATTTGCCCCTGGGCCTCCACCAACTGTCCGCGCAGCGTGGTCTCGGAGATGCGCACCGTGCGCAGCTCCGCCTCCCGCTCCGCGAACAGGGTCCGGGCGCGCTGGAGCGTCTCCACCTTCTGCCGCAGCACGGTGCGGAAGTAGTCCAGCCGCTCCGGGAGGGAACTCTCGGGAGGAGCGGGCGGCTCGGTGGGCTCGGCGAACGGGTCCGCCGCCCCCGTCGAGGAAGAGGGGCGCGCGGGCATGCGCACGGCGGGCAGGGTCATCGCTGGCCGGA
The Cystobacter fuscus DSM 2262 DNA segment above includes these coding regions:
- the hemW gene encoding radical SAM family heme chaperone HemW, whose amino-acid sequence is MDFAGPIDALTGTPAARFGLYVHFPYCVSKCPYCDFAVAVVREVPEERYARAVLTELDARLAADPSLRERTLESIFLGGGTPSLWHPRWVAHVLEGVAARLRVAPGAEVSLEANPSLADAGRFAGYRAAGVNRLSLGVQSFQAETLQALGREHSGAQAVAAFETARRAGFDVVSMDFIYGVHGQTRAQVEADARQAVALEPEHLSTYALTVEREVLAVATPLSRQLDQGVLALPSDEAVVEMAQTVRDVYAGGGLHRYEISNHARPGFSSRHNALYWTGGEYLALGVGATGMWLTSSAGAPPEGSRYVNPRGSGAYLRAVEEGRPVEASREALGPEELFAERLSMGLRLRSGVDWEAVCTRYGQSPEPRRAEVARLVRHGLARLEGARLVLTDAGADVHSAICARLL